Proteins encoded by one window of Bradyrhizobium sp. B097:
- a CDS encoding esterase-like activity of phytase family protein, which produces MRLSLLCSVASILLATPAFAQSEGEFPATLAGHAVMPAESFIDAPADAPADLKTSGKYTTGKRVDAIGTVMGKSYERPTGVSLPFKGQPLQGHSGIKAMPDGSFWVITDNGMGSRYNSADSMLYLNRYKMDWANGKIERQETVFLHDPDKKVPFRIVHEDTAKRYLTGADFDTEGFQIINDTFWIGDEFGPYILKADKTGKILAVFETVADGKPVRSPDHWAVQSPGAPGATYTNVNLRRSKGYEGFASSKDGKFLYGLLEGPLWDADKKDWEKVDGKEASRILEFDVAAEKFTGRYWQYVFEQNGNAIGDFNMIDPAQGLVIERDNGEGTADKACPQGQRGENCFPDLAKFKRVYKIELSDANVGKPVRKIAYIDLMKTRDPNKKARKPLNDGVYTFPFFTIENVDRVDETRIIVGNDNNLPFSSSRDPNKADDDEFVLLEVGDFLKAK; this is translated from the coding sequence ATGCGCCTGTCACTGCTCTGTTCCGTCGCCTCGATCCTGCTCGCCACACCGGCGTTCGCGCAAAGCGAGGGCGAATTCCCGGCGACGCTGGCAGGACATGCCGTGATGCCGGCAGAGAGCTTCATCGACGCCCCCGCCGATGCCCCGGCGGATTTGAAGACATCGGGCAAGTACACCACCGGCAAGCGCGTCGACGCCATCGGCACCGTGATGGGCAAGTCCTACGAGCGGCCGACCGGCGTGTCGCTGCCGTTCAAGGGCCAGCCGCTGCAGGGACATTCCGGCATCAAGGCGATGCCCGACGGCTCGTTCTGGGTGATCACCGACAACGGCATGGGCTCGCGCTACAACTCGGCGGACTCGATGCTGTACCTGAACCGCTACAAGATGGATTGGGCGAACGGCAAGATCGAGCGTCAGGAGACCGTGTTCCTGCACGATCCCGACAAGAAGGTGCCGTTCCGTATCGTGCATGAGGACACCGCCAAGCGCTACCTCACCGGTGCCGACTTCGACACCGAAGGCTTCCAGATCATCAACGACACCTTCTGGATCGGCGACGAGTTCGGGCCCTACATCCTCAAGGCCGACAAGACCGGCAAGATCCTCGCCGTGTTCGAGACGGTCGCCGACGGCAAGCCGGTACGCTCGCCGGATCACTGGGCCGTGCAGTCGCCCGGCGCGCCCGGCGCCACCTACACCAACGTCAATCTGCGCCGCTCCAAGGGCTATGAGGGCTTTGCCTCCTCCAAGGACGGCAAGTTCCTCTACGGCCTGCTCGAAGGCCCGTTGTGGGATGCCGACAAGAAGGATTGGGAGAAGGTCGACGGCAAGGAAGCCTCGCGCATCCTCGAATTCGACGTCGCGGCGGAGAAGTTCACCGGTCGCTATTGGCAATATGTGTTCGAGCAGAACGGCAATGCGATCGGCGACTTCAACATGATCGATCCGGCCCAGGGCCTCGTGATCGAGCGCGACAATGGCGAAGGCACTGCCGACAAGGCCTGCCCGCAAGGCCAGCGCGGCGAGAACTGCTTCCCCGACCTCGCCAAGTTCAAGCGCGTCTACAAGATCGAGCTGTCCGACGCCAATGTCGGCAAGCCGGTGCGCAAGATCGCCTATATCGACCTGATGAAGACCCGCGATCCGAACAAGAAGGCTCGCAAGCCGCTCAACGACGGCGTCTACACCTTCCCGTTCTTCACCATCGAGAACGTCGACCGGGTCGACGAGACCCGCATCATCGTCGGCAACGACAACAATCTGCCGTTCTCCTCGAGCCGCGATCCGAACAAGGCCGATGACGACGAGTTCGTGCTGCTCGAAGTCGGCGACTTCCTGAAAGCGAAGTGA
- a CDS encoding heme ABC transporter ATP-binding protein — protein sequence MSALLEAQSVSMTIGGATLVDTASLQIGAGEMVAIVGPNGAGKSTLLRMLSGDLRPSRGTIRLRQRDLDAYGPRALAQHRAMLSQHVNVTFPFTVEEIVSMGGGESPRAVTRALVTATLDEVGLSHFRFRQLPTLSGGEQQRAHFARVLVQLACGEALHGPGLLLLDEPTSSLDLRHQIDLVETARRRAARGTAVIAILHDLNLAMRFADRILLLHRGRLAVDGDRAAAMQADTLRQIFEIDATIDYTASGVPFLLPQTMRPAGTAT from the coding sequence GTGAGCGCGCTGCTGGAAGCGCAGTCGGTATCGATGACAATCGGCGGCGCCACGCTGGTCGATACGGCCTCGCTGCAGATCGGCGCCGGCGAGATGGTCGCGATCGTGGGTCCCAACGGCGCCGGCAAATCGACCCTGCTGCGGATGCTGTCGGGCGATCTCCGTCCGTCGCGCGGAACGATCCGGCTCAGGCAGCGCGACCTCGACGCCTATGGTCCGCGCGCGCTGGCGCAGCACCGTGCGATGCTGTCGCAGCACGTCAACGTCACCTTCCCGTTCACGGTCGAGGAAATCGTCAGCATGGGTGGCGGCGAGAGCCCGCGCGCGGTGACGCGGGCGCTGGTCACTGCCACGCTGGACGAGGTTGGGCTTTCGCATTTCCGGTTCAGGCAATTGCCGACGCTGTCCGGCGGCGAGCAGCAGCGCGCACATTTCGCCCGCGTGCTGGTGCAGCTCGCCTGCGGTGAGGCGCTGCATGGGCCGGGGCTGTTGCTGCTGGACGAGCCGACCTCGAGCCTCGATTTGCGGCATCAGATCGACCTGGTCGAGACCGCCCGGCGGCGCGCCGCGCGCGGCACCGCCGTGATCGCAATCCTGCACGATCTCAACCTCGCGATGCGGTTCGCGGATCGCATCCTGCTGCTGCATCGCGGGCGGCTTGCCGTCGACGGCGACCGTGCCGCCGCGATGCAGGCCGACACGCTGAGGCAGATCTTCGAGATCGACGCCACGATCGACTACACCGCGAGCGGCGTGCCCTTCCTGCTGCCGCAGACGATGCGGCCGGCGGGCACGGCGACGTAA
- a CDS encoding iron chelate uptake ABC transporter family permease subunit, whose amino-acid sequence MSVLAERRARAKQRRAGMSLRPAAPLTLLCLLAALAGTALVALTVGAAGIPVARLPAALGLWADGVANPLLARDQLVVWSIRIPRIAAAAMVGGLLAVSGTIMQGLFRNPLADPALVGVSSGGALAAAAAIVFTDSQLGESLRFLQHQLLPLAAFAGSLITTILLYGIASRGGRTSIAIFLLAGLAIAAIANAGIGLLVFVADDRQLRDITFWMLGSLSGATWTKLTALAPVLAIALIACLWIARGLDVLVLGEAEAFHSGVDVERLKRISIVLVSAMTGVAVSVCGVVGFVGIVVPHLLRLVIGPGHRLLLPASALLGAILLVGADTVARTIVAPAEMPIGILTAAIGAPFFLAMLLRRRSLVSL is encoded by the coding sequence ATGAGCGTGCTGGCCGAACGCCGCGCGCGTGCGAAGCAACGGCGCGCCGGCATGTCGCTGCGGCCGGCGGCGCCACTCACCCTGCTCTGCCTGCTTGCGGCGCTCGCGGGGACCGCCCTGGTCGCCCTGACGGTCGGGGCTGCGGGTATCCCAGTGGCACGGCTTCCCGCCGCGCTCGGCCTATGGGCCGACGGCGTGGCCAACCCGCTGCTCGCGCGCGACCAGCTCGTGGTGTGGTCGATCCGCATCCCGCGGATCGCGGCGGCTGCGATGGTCGGCGGACTCCTTGCCGTATCAGGCACGATCATGCAGGGCCTGTTCCGCAACCCCCTCGCCGATCCCGCGCTGGTCGGCGTCTCGTCCGGCGGCGCGCTTGCTGCCGCAGCGGCGATCGTGTTCACCGACAGCCAGCTCGGCGAGAGCCTGCGCTTCCTGCAACATCAATTGCTGCCGCTCGCGGCCTTCGCCGGTTCGCTGATCACGACCATCCTGCTCTATGGCATAGCGAGCCGCGGCGGCCGGACCTCGATTGCGATCTTCCTGCTCGCCGGACTTGCGATTGCCGCGATCGCCAATGCCGGCATCGGGCTCCTAGTCTTCGTCGCAGACGACCGCCAGCTGCGCGACATCACCTTCTGGATGCTGGGCTCGCTGAGCGGCGCGACCTGGACCAAGCTCACAGCGCTGGCGCCGGTGCTGGCCATTGCCCTGATCGCCTGCCTCTGGATCGCGCGCGGGCTCGACGTGCTGGTGCTCGGCGAGGCCGAGGCATTCCACAGCGGCGTCGATGTCGAACGGCTGAAGCGGATTTCGATCGTGCTGGTATCGGCAATGACCGGGGTCGCGGTTTCGGTCTGCGGTGTTGTCGGCTTCGTCGGCATCGTGGTGCCGCATCTGCTGCGGCTGGTGATCGGACCCGGGCATCGCCTGCTGCTGCCGGCCTCCGCATTGCTCGGCGCCATCCTGTTGGTCGGGGCCGACACGGTGGCGCGCACCATCGTCGCCCCCGCGGAAATGCCGATCGGCATCCTGACCGCGGCGATCGGCGCGCCGTTCTTCCTCGCCATGCTGCTGCGCCGGCGCTCCCTGGTGTCGCTGTGA
- a CDS encoding hemin ABC transporter substrate-binding protein, translating to MTICRTLALLALSCLLPIGAATAEGITVHDARDRDVVIDDPTRIVSIGGAITEILYALGFEDRIAGVDATSLYPPSALREKPDVGYMRQLSPEGVLGLHPSLVLAVQGSGPKETMDVLEAAKVPLVLVPETFSEAGLVEKIKLVGHAMGADPRAACLATAVESDLAQLRTLRAKVTKPVRVMFVMSLLNGRALAAGHKTAADEIIQLAGGVNAIDGYDGYKPVNDEAIVAAKPDVVLSIDRGKDSLTSEAVFTHPAFALTSVGTNKAFISMEGLYLLGFGPRTAAAARDLSVKLYPALAPEAATFKPAALTANCRQ from the coding sequence ATGACAATTTGTCGCACGCTCGCTCTGCTCGCGCTCTCCTGTCTGCTGCCGATCGGCGCGGCAACCGCCGAGGGCATCACCGTGCACGACGCACGCGACCGCGACGTCGTGATCGACGATCCCACGCGGATCGTCTCGATCGGCGGCGCGATTACCGAGATCCTCTATGCGCTCGGCTTCGAGGACCGCATCGCCGGCGTCGATGCGACCAGTCTCTACCCGCCGTCCGCGCTGCGGGAGAAGCCCGACGTCGGCTACATGCGCCAGCTGTCGCCGGAGGGTGTGCTCGGCCTGCACCCATCGCTGGTGCTCGCGGTACAGGGCTCCGGGCCGAAGGAGACCATGGACGTGCTGGAAGCGGCCAAGGTGCCGCTGGTGCTGGTGCCGGAGACGTTCTCGGAGGCCGGACTGGTCGAGAAGATCAAACTTGTGGGCCATGCCATGGGCGCCGACCCGCGCGCCGCTTGCCTCGCCACAGCGGTGGAGAGTGACCTCGCGCAACTGCGCACACTGCGCGCCAAAGTGACAAAACCGGTGCGCGTGATGTTCGTGATGTCGCTCCTGAACGGCCGGGCGTTGGCCGCGGGCCACAAGACCGCCGCGGACGAGATCATCCAGCTCGCCGGCGGTGTCAACGCGATCGACGGTTACGACGGCTACAAGCCGGTCAACGACGAAGCCATCGTGGCGGCCAAACCCGATGTCGTGCTTTCGATCGATCGCGGCAAGGACTCGCTGACATCGGAGGCCGTGTTCACGCATCCGGCCTTCGCGCTGACATCGGTCGGCACCAACAAGGCCTTCATCTCGATGGAGGGGCTTTATTTGCTCGGCTTCGGGCCGCGCACCGCGGCCGCGGCACGCGACCTCTCGGTCAAGCTCTATCCGGCGCTGGCGCCGGAGGCCGCCACCTTCAAGCCGGCGGCGCTGACCGCGAACTGCCGGCAATGA
- a CDS encoding hemin uptake protein HemP — translation MSAPSGDNIGAAGKHAASASDAAKTLVMHGNRLDSRDLFSAEREIIIVHGEEHYRLRLTSQNKLILTK, via the coding sequence ATGTCGGCACCTTCCGGAGACAACATCGGCGCGGCGGGAAAACACGCCGCATCCGCGTCTGACGCCGCCAAAACGCTCGTCATGCACGGGAATCGCCTTGACAGCCGCGACCTGTTCTCGGCTGAGCGCGAGATCATCATCGTGCATGGCGAAGAGCATTACCGCTTGCGGTTGACCTCGCAGAACAAGCTGATCCTGACCAAGTGA
- a CDS encoding TonB-dependent hemoglobin/transferrin/lactoferrin family receptor translates to MADGARVSRALILGASVFSCSAALPANGLAQTADPSAARPATERPKQVERKPRPAANPQAAASPAMNARAQIGAVPVQSLDTITAVASKTEERAIDALAPVSSVTLEKIQGLQPNRLSDIFYNVPGVSFQERGDDPATVINIRGLQDFGRVAVVVDGARQNYQRTGHNANGSFFLDPELIGGVDVVRGPTANIYGSGAIGGVVSFRTKDIDDVVRPGERWGVDMSGSYGSNKDRGMGSVFGGVRADPNVDVFGGAVYRTQGNYKDGAGTEIGNTGNDIAAGLMKVTIRPAEGHEFKIGGVFQDYQYNIGQQNRGPTTTAAPLAAIAGSSVYASDARNYTGTLSWRYSKPDDTLFDWNISVYGNRTDNDQVKTYNNRITSGGGVCTLANPGNNISGCVGDKRGYSLDTVGLDVNNTSRFNFGDWRNAVTYGFDAFRDDVETFDSRGNSNITTPGGQRTVSGGFVQLKQNYSTWLELVSAVRYDHYELTSINTTTSGDRLSPKITVGVTPVAGFTPYVSYAEGYRAPSITETLISGGHATGGGPALFNCPDGTSGLFCFLPNATLRPEVGKNKEAGINLKYDGIFTANDSFRGKINVFQNDVDGYIDLVPSAPTLTPFGRFSQFYQYQNIAHARIEGFELETMYDAGDWFLGVAGHLMRGRNTGTNVGLATITPRKVTTTGGVRLLDRTLIIAAQWSSFGANNDLPAGYLPSTGYELVNLYLTWNATKDITFTASVDNLLNQYYRPYAIPGSSSDGTTQNDVLFSSPGPGTVYKAGLRIHLGGA, encoded by the coding sequence ATGGCTGACGGGGCTAGGGTTTCGCGCGCCTTGATTTTGGGTGCGTCGGTGTTTTCATGTTCGGCGGCGCTGCCGGCAAACGGCTTGGCGCAAACGGCCGATCCGTCGGCTGCGCGTCCCGCGACCGAACGGCCGAAGCAGGTCGAGCGCAAGCCAAGGCCCGCGGCCAACCCGCAGGCGGCGGCGTCGCCTGCGATGAATGCGCGTGCGCAGATCGGCGCGGTGCCGGTGCAATCGCTCGACACCATCACGGCTGTCGCATCCAAGACCGAAGAGCGCGCGATCGACGCGCTGGCGCCGGTCAGCTCCGTCACGCTGGAGAAGATTCAGGGCCTGCAGCCGAACCGGCTGTCCGACATTTTCTATAACGTGCCCGGCGTCTCGTTCCAGGAGCGCGGCGACGATCCGGCGACGGTCATCAACATCCGCGGCCTGCAGGACTTCGGCCGCGTCGCTGTGGTGGTCGACGGCGCGCGGCAGAACTATCAACGCACCGGCCACAACGCCAACGGCTCGTTCTTCCTCGATCCCGAATTGATCGGCGGCGTCGACGTGGTGCGCGGCCCGACCGCGAATATCTACGGCTCCGGTGCGATCGGCGGCGTGGTCTCGTTCCGCACCAAGGACATCGATGACGTGGTGCGTCCCGGCGAGCGCTGGGGCGTCGACATGTCGGGGTCCTACGGCAGCAACAAGGACCGCGGCATGGGTTCGGTGTTCGGCGGCGTGCGCGCCGATCCGAATGTCGATGTGTTCGGCGGCGCGGTCTACCGCACCCAGGGCAACTACAAGGACGGCGCGGGCACCGAGATCGGCAACACCGGCAACGATATCGCGGCCGGCCTGATGAAGGTGACGATCCGTCCGGCCGAAGGCCACGAGTTCAAGATCGGCGGCGTCTTCCAGGACTACCAGTACAATATCGGTCAGCAAAACCGCGGCCCGACCACGACGGCGGCGCCGCTGGCCGCGATCGCGGGCTCCTCGGTCTACGCTTCCGATGCAAGGAACTACACGGGTACGCTGAGCTGGCGCTATTCCAAGCCCGACGACACGCTGTTCGACTGGAATATCTCGGTCTACGGCAACCGCACCGACAACGACCAGGTCAAGACCTACAACAACCGCATCACGTCAGGCGGCGGCGTCTGCACGCTCGCCAATCCCGGCAACAACATCTCCGGCTGCGTCGGCGACAAGCGCGGTTACTCGCTCGACACCGTCGGCCTCGACGTCAACAACACCTCGCGCTTCAATTTCGGCGACTGGCGCAACGCCGTGACCTACGGCTTCGACGCCTTCCGCGACGATGTCGAGACCTTCGACTCCCGCGGCAACTCCAACATCACGACGCCCGGCGGCCAGCGCACGGTGTCCGGCGGCTTCGTGCAGTTGAAGCAGAACTATTCGACCTGGCTTGAGCTCGTCAGTGCGGTCCGCTACGATCATTACGAGCTCACCTCGATCAACACCACGACCAGCGGCGACCGGCTGTCGCCGAAGATCACGGTCGGCGTCACGCCGGTGGCCGGCTTCACGCCCTATGTGAGCTATGCCGAAGGCTATCGCGCGCCGTCGATCACCGAGACCCTGATCTCGGGCGGCCACGCCACCGGCGGCGGCCCGGCGCTGTTCAACTGCCCCGACGGCACCAGCGGCCTGTTCTGCTTCCTGCCCAATGCGACGCTGCGGCCCGAGGTCGGCAAGAACAAGGAAGCCGGCATCAATCTGAAGTATGACGGCATCTTCACCGCGAACGATTCATTCCGCGGCAAGATCAACGTGTTCCAGAACGACGTCGATGGCTATATCGACCTCGTTCCGTCGGCGCCGACCCTGACGCCGTTCGGACGCTTCAGCCAGTTCTACCAGTACCAGAACATCGCCCATGCCCGCATCGAGGGCTTCGAGCTGGAGACGATGTATGACGCAGGCGACTGGTTCCTCGGTGTCGCCGGCCACCTGATGCGCGGCCGGAACACCGGGACCAATGTGGGGCTCGCCACCATCACGCCGCGCAAGGTGACGACGACGGGCGGCGTGCGCCTGCTCGACCGCACGCTGATCATTGCCGCGCAATGGTCCTCGTTCGGCGCGAACAACGATTTGCCGGCGGGCTATCTACCGTCGACCGGCTACGAGCTGGTCAACCTCTATCTGACCTGGAACGCCACCAAGGACATCACCTTCACGGCGTCGGTCGACAATCTCTTGAACCAGTACTACCGGCCCTATGCGATCCCGGGCTCCTCGAGCGACGGCACGACGCAGAACGACGTGCTGTTCTCGAGCCCCGGCCCGGGCACCGTCTACAAGGCCGGGCTCAGGATTCACCTAGGTGGAGCGTAA
- a CDS encoding antibiotic biosynthesis monooxygenase, protein MFIAMNRFQVIKGKEQAFETVWKTRESYLGDLPGFIEFHLVKGPEAEDHTLYATHTVWASKAAFEDWTKSEAFRRAHSRAGNETGGSLYLGHPRFEGFEVLITERAKSPA, encoded by the coding sequence ATGTTCATCGCAATGAACCGGTTTCAGGTGATCAAGGGCAAGGAACAGGCGTTCGAGACGGTCTGGAAGACCCGCGAATCCTATCTCGGCGATCTGCCCGGATTCATCGAGTTTCACCTGGTGAAGGGCCCCGAGGCCGAGGACCACACGCTCTATGCGACCCATACGGTGTGGGCCAGCAAGGCGGCATTCGAGGACTGGACCAAGTCGGAGGCGTTCCGCCGCGCCCATTCCCGCGCCGGCAACGAGACCGGCGGCAGCCTCTATCTCGGCCATCCGAGATTCGAAGGCTTTGAGGTGCTGATCACCGAGCGCGCCAAGAGCCCGGCGTGA
- the hutX gene encoding heme utilization cystosolic carrier protein HutX has protein sequence MQNAEPAGLKAYMADNPGAVIEDVARERKVTPRAVLEALPGGMVRIGAAEFAAAMQDIAEWGEVTLIVHTDDAIFEFTGAIPKGEMGRGYFNLMQPKGLHGHLRHERCAAIAFVERPFMGKVSAFIAFINLDGGIMFKVFVGRDETRALRGDQLARFHALADRLAPKAG, from the coding sequence GTGCAGAACGCGGAGCCTGCCGGGTTGAAGGCCTATATGGCCGACAATCCCGGCGCAGTCATCGAGGACGTCGCGCGCGAGCGCAAGGTGACGCCGCGCGCGGTGCTCGAGGCGCTGCCGGGCGGCATGGTGCGGATCGGCGCCGCCGAGTTCGCCGCCGCGATGCAGGACATCGCGGAGTGGGGCGAGGTGACGCTGATCGTCCACACCGATGATGCGATCTTCGAGTTCACCGGCGCCATTCCGAAAGGCGAAATGGGCCGCGGCTATTTCAACCTGATGCAGCCGAAGGGCCTGCACGGCCACCTCAGGCATGAGCGCTGTGCGGCGATCGCGTTCGTCGAGCGGCCGTTCATGGGCAAGGTGTCGGCCTTCATCGCTTTCATCAATCTTGACGGCGGCATCATGTTCAAGGTGTTCGTCGGCCGTGACGAGACGCGCGCGTTGCGCGGCGACCAGCTGGCGCGCTTCCACGCGCTGGCGGACCGCCTCGCGCCGAAGGCGGGCTGA
- the exbB gene encoding tonB-system energizer ExbB, translating into MFAMPPGASLAAADAALLPRNLSPWGMFESADIVVKAVMIGLAFASLVTWTVWLAKTIEIRRKTTLARQRIGLLERDTQLAEVEQASRDGSDAVAQIVQSASREAALSGGMFDDGFKERIALRLERVEAAMSRQIARGTGVLATIGATAPFVGLFGTVWGIMNAFIGISEAHTTNLAVVAPGIAEALLATALGLVAAIPAVVIYNHLTRSIAAYRALLGDASVMVMLLVSREGDRSLFRLARAAE; encoded by the coding sequence ATGTTCGCAATGCCGCCGGGCGCGAGCCTTGCGGCGGCGGACGCTGCGCTGCTGCCGCGCAACCTCTCGCCCTGGGGGATGTTCGAGAGCGCCGACATCGTCGTGAAGGCGGTCATGATCGGGCTCGCCTTCGCCTCGCTCGTGACCTGGACGGTCTGGCTCGCCAAGACCATCGAGATCCGTCGCAAGACGACGCTTGCGCGGCAGCGGATCGGCCTGCTGGAGCGCGACACGCAGCTCGCCGAGGTCGAGCAGGCGAGCCGCGACGGCAGCGATGCCGTGGCGCAGATCGTGCAGTCGGCGTCGCGCGAGGCCGCGCTGTCCGGCGGCATGTTCGATGACGGCTTCAAGGAGCGCATCGCGCTGCGGCTGGAGCGGGTCGAGGCGGCGATGTCGCGGCAGATCGCGCGCGGCACCGGCGTGCTCGCCACCATCGGGGCCACCGCGCCGTTCGTCGGCCTGTTCGGCACGGTCTGGGGCATCATGAATGCCTTCATCGGCATCTCCGAGGCCCACACCACCAATCTTGCGGTGGTCGCGCCGGGCATCGCCGAGGCGCTGCTGGCGACCGCGCTCGGTCTGGTGGCCGCGATTCCGGCGGTCGTGATCTACAATCACCTGACGCGTTCGATCGCGGCCTACCGTGCGCTGCTCGGCGACGCCTCCGTCATGGTGATGCTGCTGGTGAGCCGCGAGGGCGATCGCAGCCTGTTCCGGCTGGCGCGCGCCGCGGAGTAG
- the exbD gene encoding TonB system transport protein ExbD encodes MGAKLGTGGAFGGRRRGEDDLVEAHEINVTPFIDVMLVLLIIFMVAAPLATVDLGVDLPASTAEPQPRPDKPVFVTVKSDLSVAVGEDLIARDALTATLDGATQGRKDERIFLRADKAVSYGDLMEVMNLLRNAGYLKIALVGLDGRS; translated from the coding sequence ATGGGCGCGAAGCTTGGCACTGGCGGTGCGTTCGGCGGCCGGCGTCGCGGCGAGGACGACCTGGTCGAGGCGCATGAGATCAACGTCACGCCGTTCATCGACGTGATGTTGGTGCTGCTGATCATTTTCATGGTGGCGGCGCCGCTCGCGACCGTCGATCTCGGCGTCGACCTGCCGGCCTCGACCGCGGAGCCGCAGCCGCGGCCGGACAAGCCGGTGTTCGTCACGGTGAAATCAGACCTCTCGGTCGCCGTCGGCGAGGATTTGATCGCGCGTGATGCGCTGACTGCGACCCTCGACGGCGCGACGCAAGGCAGGAAGGACGAGCGCATCTTCCTGCGTGCCGACAAGGCGGTCAGCTATGGCGACCTGATGGAGGTGATGAACCTGCTGCGCAATGCCGGCTATCTCAAGATCGCGCTGGTCGGCCTCGACGGACGAAGCTGA
- a CDS encoding energy transducer TonB, with the protein MNAYALHDAGDDIRLRRWGLSAVAILATHAALIALGMTWVSAPPPGVAVPAVLVDLTPITSSPAISETELPPGPAMQEADASPPEPAAAQSVREEIAPTPLQEKPEVAAPPEQKQQATPPKPEPTKVVPERKPEPIKPKVIRREAKKPSEATPAPRTSAPSRAERQAPAASAISAGAAASAIAAYNARVRAHLLRFHSYPAGGNGQRGVVRLVFTLGRGGQVLSSRLGGSSGNPTFDARALAMLRQAQPFPAFPPEMPQGSMGFSVPVAFVPR; encoded by the coding sequence ATGAACGCGTATGCGCTTCATGATGCGGGCGACGATATCAGGTTGAGGCGGTGGGGCCTGTCGGCGGTCGCGATCCTGGCCACGCATGCGGCGCTGATTGCGCTCGGCATGACCTGGGTCTCGGCGCCGCCGCCGGGGGTTGCCGTGCCCGCGGTGCTGGTCGACCTGACGCCGATCACGTCCTCGCCGGCGATTTCGGAGACCGAACTGCCGCCGGGTCCGGCGATGCAGGAGGCTGACGCGTCGCCGCCGGAGCCTGCCGCCGCGCAGTCGGTGCGGGAGGAGATCGCGCCGACGCCGCTGCAGGAGAAGCCCGAAGTGGCGGCGCCGCCGGAGCAGAAGCAGCAGGCCACGCCGCCGAAGCCCGAACCTACGAAGGTCGTTCCGGAGCGGAAGCCCGAACCCATCAAGCCGAAGGTGATCCGCCGGGAGGCCAAGAAGCCGTCCGAGGCGACGCCGGCACCACGCACCAGCGCGCCGAGCCGCGCCGAGCGTCAGGCGCCCGCGGCATCCGCGATCAGCGCCGGCGCAGCCGCGTCGGCGATCGCGGCCTACAACGCACGCGTTCGCGCGCATTTGCTGCGCTTCCATTCCTATCCCGCCGGCGGCAACGGCCAGCGCGGCGTGGTCCGGCTGGTGTTCACGCTCGGCCGTGGCGGGCAGGTGCTGTCGAGCCGTCTCGGCGGCTCCTCCGGCAATCCGACCTTCGACGCGCGGGCGCTGGCGATGCTGCGCCAGGCCCAGCCGTTTCCGGCGTTTCCGCCCGAGATGCCGCAGGGCTCGATGGGTTTTAGCGTGCCGGTCGCGTTCGTGCCGCGGTAG